A genomic window from Fibrobacterota bacterium includes:
- a CDS encoding PD40 domain-containing protein, translating into MREFHASTVQGPIMRTSHFVTGLLLAAVLTGCPGNSDCGKIVLPHQAFRLDPLNSPYDDWNSCDPEGHWTLGRDLEVLFSSNRATKGGTFDLTPMYLSLDGNDSSFQVRGGASHSLDSLLTHINSSKDELGPSFWFPREPFDVDNDSAGTVPQGFAFAQGDSGAHDLRVMVAEPTGDTLDDFRALSDWRYGKTPALLDVRLPEPINSTFDEGYATWTPRVGRILFHSNRSGTYRIWEAKVPLDAHGPFEWIQNAMPTGVTVRQIPELSSSDGQERCPYLVGNILYFVSDRSGGQGGLDVYRSRWDGTTWTVPENLGSAVNSSSDEYRPFALPSGYGQQGALIFSSNRPGGAGGFDLYMIGL; encoded by the coding sequence ATGCGAGAGTTCCACGCTTCCACCGTGCAAGGCCCCATCATGCGAACCAGCCACTTCGTTACCGGTCTTCTTCTCGCCGCGGTCCTGACGGGCTGTCCTGGGAACAGCGATTGCGGAAAGATCGTTCTTCCCCATCAGGCGTTCCGGCTGGACCCACTCAACTCGCCGTACGACGATTGGAACTCGTGCGACCCCGAGGGGCATTGGACTTTGGGGCGCGACCTGGAGGTGCTGTTTTCCTCCAATCGCGCCACCAAAGGCGGAACCTTCGATCTCACACCCATGTATTTGTCGCTGGATGGGAACGATTCTTCGTTCCAAGTCCGGGGAGGCGCATCCCACTCGCTCGACAGCTTGCTCACCCACATCAATTCGTCCAAGGACGAACTCGGGCCTTCGTTTTGGTTCCCGCGCGAGCCCTTCGATGTCGACAACGACAGCGCCGGAACGGTTCCCCAGGGTTTCGCCTTCGCGCAGGGCGACTCGGGGGCGCACGATCTGCGCGTGATGGTCGCCGAGCCGACGGGCGATACCCTCGATGATTTCCGGGCCCTGTCCGATTGGCGATATGGGAAGACCCCGGCATTGCTGGATGTGCGGCTTCCCGAACCAATCAATTCGACCTTCGATGAAGGCTACGCCACCTGGACGCCACGGGTGGGACGGATTTTGTTCCACTCCAACCGATCGGGTACCTACCGGATCTGGGAGGCGAAGGTCCCTCTGGACGCGCATGGTCCCTTCGAGTGGATCCAGAACGCGATGCCAACGGGTGTAACGGTCCGACAAATTCCGGAACTATCCTCCTCCGATGGCCAGGAGCGCTGCCCGTACCTGGTGGGGAACATCCTGTACTTCGTCTCCGATCGTTCCGGCGGCCAGGGTGGGTTGGATGTCTACCGCAGCCGGTGGGACGGCACCACCTGGACGGTGCCGGAAAACCTGGGATCCGCGGTCAATTCGTCGAGCGATGAATACCGCCCCTTCGCCCTGCCTTCGGGGTATGGCCAGCAAGGCGCTCTGATCTTCAGCTCCAACCGGCCGGGCGGCGCCGGAGGCTTCGATCTCTACATGATCGGGCTATGA
- a CDS encoding formylglycine-generating enzyme family protein yields the protein MSGFRRILGVAISVALLAGCWIDENTVWNNGMDPVNLRNTGMVYVAGGTFRMGGDTTVVDQAIAAGATEHSVTISAFLMDSTEVTQKTWVELMGSNPSGFKNCLDCPVEGVTWFDAILFCNARSRNQGLDTVYTWSGAVVDNGRVVGMASVRQDRMRNGYRLPTEAEWECAARGGTEGWWYWGDDSTKSVEYGWLRANAQARTHPVATLARTGAGLYDMQGNVWEWTWDWHSVFSTAAQVDPSGPATGGYRVFRGGCINDRSGIPKNGDREYNTPDHASAVLGFRCARSLVP from the coding sequence ATGAGCGGGTTCCGGCGCATTCTGGGCGTTGCCATTTCGGTGGCCCTGTTGGCGGGTTGCTGGATCGACGAAAACACCGTCTGGAACAATGGCATGGATCCGGTCAATCTCCGGAATACGGGCATGGTGTACGTGGCGGGAGGAACCTTCCGGATGGGAGGGGATACGACCGTTGTGGATCAAGCCATTGCAGCAGGGGCGACAGAACACTCGGTGACAATTTCCGCATTCTTGATGGACAGCACGGAGGTGACCCAGAAGACTTGGGTAGAGCTGATGGGTTCGAATCCATCCGGTTTTAAAAACTGCCTGGATTGTCCCGTCGAAGGGGTGACCTGGTTCGATGCGATCCTTTTTTGCAATGCGCGAAGCCGTAACCAAGGACTGGACACGGTGTACACCTGGTCCGGGGCGGTGGTCGACAATGGTAGGGTTGTTGGAATGGCTTCCGTCAGGCAAGACAGGATGCGCAATGGATACCGGTTGCCGACCGAGGCGGAATGGGAATGCGCGGCAAGAGGTGGTACGGAAGGATGGTGGTATTGGGGGGATGATTCAACCAAATCCGTGGAGTATGGCTGGCTCAGGGCAAATGCCCAAGCTCGAACTCATCCTGTGGCGACACTCGCGCGGACTGGTGCGGGGTTGTACGACATGCAAGGCAATGTATGGGAGTGGACATGGGATTGGCACTCTGTGTTTTCCACCGCAGCGCAGGTGGATCCTTCGGGGCCTGCGACCGGAGGGTACAGAGTCTTTCGAGGAGGTTGTATCAACGACAGATCCGGGATCCCCAAAAATGGTGACAGGGAGTACAATACTCCGGATCATGCCAGCGCGGTCCTGGGATTCCGGTGCGCGAGGTCGTTGGTTCCATGA
- a CDS encoding TIGR02147 family protein gives MPDLFQYTDYRAFLRDWFVHAKQSTPALSYRFLASRLAIDPGFLVHIFHGQKHLSETHLQPLVKALKLDKRQGEYFQRLVAFCKAKGTQEIGRRFAELMELRETKVREVSASHYRYYQNWYVPAIRCLVAARRVEGDGSELAGILRPNITQTQAREAVALLAKLGMIRKTTDGSWEPTDAHVTSGDAWTHMAIRSFQKQTLQLAMDAMGSLPKEEREISTMTLAIAREEMETVQEMVREFRAKLAKWAVGTPNADMVYQVNIQVFPLVMP, from the coding sequence ATGCCGGACCTATTCCAATACACGGACTACCGGGCCTTCCTCCGGGATTGGTTCGTCCATGCCAAACAGAGCACTCCGGCGCTTTCCTACCGGTTCCTCGCCAGCCGTCTGGCCATCGACCCAGGGTTCCTGGTCCACATCTTCCATGGCCAGAAACACCTCTCCGAAACGCACCTGCAACCGCTGGTCAAAGCGTTGAAGCTGGACAAACGCCAAGGCGAATATTTCCAACGTCTGGTGGCCTTCTGCAAGGCCAAGGGCACCCAGGAGATCGGTCGGCGATTCGCGGAGCTCATGGAACTGCGCGAAACCAAAGTCCGGGAGGTTTCGGCCAGTCACTACCGGTATTACCAAAACTGGTACGTGCCCGCCATCCGGTGCCTTGTCGCCGCGCGCAGAGTGGAAGGAGATGGATCCGAACTGGCGGGAATCCTGCGCCCGAACATCACGCAGACCCAAGCCCGGGAGGCCGTCGCGCTGTTGGCCAAGCTCGGCATGATCCGCAAGACCACCGACGGGTCCTGGGAGCCAACCGATGCCCACGTCACCTCCGGCGATGCCTGGACCCACATGGCCATCCGTTCGTTCCAGAAGCAAACCCTCCAATTGGCCATGGACGCGATGGGATCGCTCCCGAAGGAAGAACGCGAGATTTCCACCATGACCTTGGCGATCGCCCGGGAAGAAATGGAGACGGTCCAGGAGATGGTGCGCGAGTTCCGAGCCAAACTGGCCAAGTGGGCGGTCGGCACTCCCAACGCCGACATGGTCTACCAGGTGAACATCCAGGTCTTCCCGCTGGTGATGCCATGA
- a CDS encoding PAS domain S-box protein has product MMPANLSPKILGQLVLIQSVVSQLPDQESVVSFLCRGLSDVPGVVAVEVLPADGEESRLVLAVRSNQHDYCRLRFQLDDEAAFGAYLPFVQNVVMMVGTILEERRQRCLNLQLMEDLERKVLDRTRELECEKVRVEQYLENIEVILVVLDDQARIQLINRRGCDVLGRSADELIGKNWFSTCLPPEEAEEVLKVYRDLVENPVGFIDYYENNIVNRFGERRFVAWHNTRLADDQGGFIGVLSSGEDITERRKAVNALAASEENLRITVDSIGDGVISTDTGSNITRINRVAEELTGWKRADAIGKPLAEVFRILAEKDRKPAQNPALEVLRTGHQVGLANHTILVNRQGREYQIADSAAPIRDEAGQIEGVVLVFRDVTDQYLLEAEASKAEKLKSLGLLAGGIAHDFNNMLTSLFGNIELLRLSISTDHQAKPFLDAAIRSIGNAKNLTRQLLTFAKGGEPVKEAVDFATAISETVRLHLRGSPVDLHLDLAEDLWKVEADHGQLDQVMSNLVINAKQAMPEGGHVWITACNEMIQSAPFVRIQIKDSGHGISPDHLPRIFDPYFTTKSDGHGLGLATIHSIIARHKGTIQVESRLGEGTVFSLCLPASIERTSSSPVVEVVSSSVSASPVERGRILVMDDEEIIRDVLKAMLERMGFRVALAREGRAALELFRFAMAEGDPFVLVMVDLTVIGGWGGQQTALEIKAIEPTTRIVATSGYSTDPIFANFRKYGFSGILPKPFLYQELRDVVEGLLVA; this is encoded by the coding sequence CCAATCAGCACGACTATTGCCGCCTGCGTTTTCAGCTCGATGACGAGGCAGCGTTCGGCGCCTACTTGCCGTTTGTGCAGAACGTGGTGATGATGGTGGGAACCATCCTCGAGGAACGGCGTCAACGTTGCTTGAACCTCCAGCTCATGGAGGATCTCGAACGGAAGGTCCTGGATCGGACCCGTGAGCTCGAGTGCGAAAAAGTCAGGGTGGAACAATATCTGGAAAACATCGAGGTGATCCTGGTCGTGCTCGATGATCAGGCCAGGATTCAACTCATCAATCGGCGCGGCTGCGATGTTCTCGGGCGGAGCGCGGATGAGCTGATTGGCAAAAATTGGTTTTCGACCTGCCTGCCTCCCGAGGAGGCGGAGGAAGTTTTGAAGGTGTACCGGGATCTTGTGGAGAATCCGGTCGGCTTCATCGACTACTACGAGAACAACATCGTCAACCGGTTCGGGGAGCGTCGGTTCGTCGCCTGGCACAACACGCGTTTGGCCGATGACCAAGGCGGATTCATCGGAGTATTGAGCTCCGGAGAGGATATCACCGAGCGTCGCAAGGCAGTCAACGCGCTGGCGGCCAGCGAGGAGAATTTGAGGATCACGGTCGATTCGATCGGTGATGGCGTGATTTCCACCGACACCGGCTCCAACATCACGCGGATCAATCGGGTTGCCGAAGAGCTGACGGGTTGGAAACGGGCGGATGCGATCGGCAAACCGCTTGCGGAGGTCTTTCGGATCCTTGCGGAAAAGGACCGGAAACCCGCGCAGAATCCCGCTCTCGAAGTCTTGCGCACCGGGCATCAGGTGGGGTTGGCCAATCACACCATTCTCGTAAACCGCCAGGGCAGGGAATACCAGATCGCCGATTCGGCTGCCCCGATCCGCGACGAGGCTGGCCAGATCGAGGGTGTGGTCCTGGTTTTTCGGGATGTGACGGATCAGTACCTGCTGGAGGCGGAGGCGTCGAAGGCCGAGAAGCTGAAGTCACTCGGTTTGCTGGCGGGCGGAATCGCCCATGACTTCAACAACATGCTGACCAGCTTGTTCGGGAACATCGAACTGCTTCGGCTCTCGATCTCGACGGACCATCAAGCGAAGCCATTCCTCGATGCGGCCATCCGATCGATCGGAAATGCCAAGAATCTGACCAGACAATTATTGACTTTCGCCAAAGGTGGAGAGCCTGTCAAGGAAGCGGTGGATTTCGCGACCGCGATATCGGAAACGGTCCGACTCCATCTTCGTGGAAGTCCGGTGGACCTCCATCTCGACCTGGCCGAGGACTTGTGGAAGGTCGAGGCCGATCACGGACAACTCGACCAGGTGATGAGCAACCTCGTGATCAACGCCAAGCAGGCCATGCCCGAGGGCGGGCACGTCTGGATCACGGCCTGCAACGAAATGATCCAAAGCGCTCCGTTCGTGCGGATCCAGATCAAGGACAGTGGTCATGGGATCAGTCCGGATCATCTGCCCCGAATCTTCGATCCCTACTTCACCACCAAGTCGGATGGACATGGACTGGGATTGGCGACGATCCATTCGATCATCGCTCGCCACAAGGGAACGATTCAGGTGGAATCCCGTCTGGGCGAAGGTACGGTCTTCTCGTTGTGCCTTCCCGCCTCGATCGAGCGGACATCGTCGTCTCCCGTCGTCGAGGTGGTTTCGAGTTCAGTCTCCGCCTCTCCCGTGGAGAGGGGGAGGATCCTGGTGATGGACGATGAGGAGATCATCCGCGATGTCTTGAAAGCGATGCTCGAACGCATGGGGTTCCGTGTTGCGTTGGCGCGGGAAGGAAGAGCTGCGCTCGAGTTGTTCCGCTTCGCGATGGCCGAAGGAGATCCGTTCGTCCTGGTGATGGTGGATCTTACCGTGATCGGGGGGTGGGGAGGGCAGCAAACGGCCTTGGAGATCAAGGCCATCGAGCCCACCACCAGAATCGTCGCCACCAGCGGGTACTCGACGGATCCGATTTTCGCGAATTTCCGGAAGTATGGATTCTCCGGCATCCTTCCCAAGCCGTTCCTGTACCAGGAGCTTCGGGACGTGGTGGAGGGGTTGCTCGTCGCTTGA
- the tsaD gene encoding tRNA (adenosine(37)-N6)-threonylcarbamoyltransferase complex transferase subunit TsaD codes for MLILGIETSCDETAAAVIDGWKVLSNVLHTQAVHAEFGGVVPEIASREHLRLLPGIVREALEQSGKSIDDLDGIAYTRGPGLAGPLLVGASFAQALAMDSGKPLWGANHLEGHLAAVRLTFPELAPPFLCLTVSGGHTELTEVSQSGQFLSLGCTRDDAAGEAFDKCGKILGLGYPAGPEVSRLAGLGDRKAFPLPIGLRGDGLDFSFSGLKTALSRLAKELGPHLGERLADVCASLEEAIVEALVAKCKVALKERGLPGIAVCGGVSANRRLRERMQQMAERTGCWARFPAHALCTDNGAMIAGAALWRLERGDVQPLTGPVEPGLALG; via the coding sequence ATGCTGATTTTGGGTATCGAAACCTCCTGCGATGAAACCGCCGCCGCCGTGATCGACGGGTGGAAGGTCTTGTCGAATGTCCTGCACACCCAAGCGGTTCATGCCGAGTTCGGGGGAGTGGTTCCTGAAATCGCCTCGCGCGAGCATCTGCGACTGTTGCCGGGCATTGTGCGCGAGGCGTTGGAACAGTCCGGAAAATCGATCGATGATCTCGATGGGATCGCTTACACCCGTGGCCCTGGTTTGGCGGGCCCTCTGCTGGTGGGAGCCTCCTTCGCCCAAGCCTTGGCAATGGACTCCGGAAAGCCTCTCTGGGGCGCCAATCACCTGGAAGGACACCTCGCCGCGGTGCGACTCACGTTTCCCGAACTGGCGCCGCCGTTTCTTTGCCTTACAGTATCCGGTGGACATACGGAACTGACCGAGGTCAGCCAGAGCGGCCAGTTTCTTTCCCTCGGCTGCACGCGCGACGATGCGGCGGGCGAAGCGTTTGACAAATGCGGCAAAATCCTTGGACTGGGATACCCGGCAGGTCCGGAGGTTTCCCGGCTCGCGGGCCTCGGCGATCGCAAGGCATTCCCGTTGCCCATCGGGCTGCGCGGAGATGGATTGGACTTTTCCTTTTCCGGGTTGAAGACGGCTCTGTCGCGATTGGCCAAGGAGTTGGGGCCACACCTTGGGGAGCGCCTCGCGGACGTGTGCGCAAGCCTGGAAGAGGCCATCGTGGAGGCGCTGGTGGCCAAGTGCAAGGTGGCGCTGAAGGAGCGCGGCTTGCCGGGAATTGCCGTGTGCGGCGGGGTGTCGGCCAATCGTAGGCTCCGCGAACGGATGCAACAAATGGCCGAACGCACAGGCTGCTGGGCGAGGTTTCCGGCTCACGCACTGTGCACGGACAATGGCGCCATGATCGCCGGAGCCGCCCTGTGGCGTCTGGAACGCGGGGATGTCCAACCGCTGACTGGGCCTGTGGAGCCAGGATTGGCGCTGGGTTGA
- a CDS encoding GNAT family N-acetyltransferase has protein sequence MDNSLSELKIEQTIPAVEKIAALYAAAALRRPVRDLQRLEAMFRGSNVVRAAWDGSRLVGLLRGWTDGAFDGWVSDLAVHPAWQSKGVGKALLATLDELGDGIQWGLFASPLAKDYYGNHGWKSSDVAWLLPRQGWDPGEPLAWRERHLDLAELA, from the coding sequence ATGGATAACTCGTTGTCGGAATTGAAGATCGAGCAGACGATCCCGGCTGTGGAAAAGATCGCGGCACTCTACGCGGCGGCGGCGTTGAGACGCCCCGTCCGAGATCTCCAGCGACTGGAGGCCATGTTCCGAGGCTCCAACGTGGTGCGCGCCGCCTGGGACGGATCCCGACTGGTGGGGCTTCTGCGCGGTTGGACGGATGGTGCCTTCGATGGTTGGGTTTCGGATCTCGCGGTGCATCCGGCTTGGCAATCCAAAGGTGTGGGCAAAGCGCTGCTGGCCACCCTCGATGAGCTGGGAGACGGCATCCAATGGGGGCTTTTCGCCTCCCCCCTGGCCAAGGACTACTACGGAAACCACGGCTGGAAATCAAGCGACGTCGCTTGGCTTCTGCCCCGGCAAGGATGGGATCCAGGCGAGCCTCTCGCGTGGCGCGAGCGCCATCTCGATCTCGCCGAACTCGCCTGA
- the eno gene encoding phosphopyruvate hydratase: MPKIKKIVARQILDSRGNPTVEADVTLDDGSFGRAAVPSGASTGEFEAVELRDGDKKVYLGRGVLKAVANVNGPIAKALKGFDAEDQKGLDKCMIALDGTENKGKLGANAMLAVSMAVCRAAAASKGLPLWKYIGKLHKNKNFTLPVPMANIINGGKHADNLIDFQEFMIAAVGAKSFSEGLRWITEIFHALKGILKKGKHVTAVGDEGGFAPNLSNDEALEVIMQAIVAAGYKPGSQIKIALDCASSELFDEGDRKGYKFWKSNPNKLFTTADMVAKYTEWVKKYPIYSIEDGLDQSDWEGYVSFTKALGKKIQIVGDDFFVTNPERLAKGIKMGAANAILIKVNQIGTVTETLDAIKMAQKAGYGVISSHRSGETEDAFIADLAVGTGAGQIKTGSLSRTDRIAKYNQLLRIEEELGAKATIHKL; this comes from the coding sequence ATGCCCAAGATCAAGAAGATCGTTGCCCGCCAGATCCTCGACTCCCGTGGCAACCCCACCGTGGAAGCCGACGTCACCCTCGACGACGGCTCGTTCGGTCGCGCTGCGGTGCCCTCGGGCGCCTCCACCGGCGAATTCGAAGCCGTGGAATTGCGCGACGGCGACAAGAAGGTCTACCTGGGTCGCGGCGTGCTGAAGGCCGTCGCCAATGTCAACGGCCCCATCGCCAAAGCCCTCAAGGGCTTCGATGCCGAAGACCAGAAGGGTCTGGACAAGTGCATGATCGCTCTCGACGGCACCGAGAACAAGGGCAAGCTCGGCGCCAACGCCATGCTGGCCGTCTCCATGGCCGTGTGCCGCGCCGCGGCCGCCTCCAAGGGTCTGCCCCTCTGGAAGTACATCGGCAAGCTGCACAAGAACAAGAACTTCACCTTGCCCGTCCCGATGGCCAACATCATCAACGGCGGCAAGCACGCCGACAACCTGATCGACTTCCAGGAGTTCATGATCGCCGCCGTCGGCGCCAAGAGCTTCTCCGAAGGCCTGCGTTGGATCACCGAGATCTTCCATGCCCTCAAGGGCATCCTGAAGAAGGGCAAGCACGTCACGGCCGTCGGCGACGAAGGCGGCTTCGCGCCCAACCTGTCCAACGACGAAGCCCTCGAAGTGATCATGCAGGCGATCGTCGCCGCAGGTTACAAGCCCGGCTCCCAGATCAAGATCGCCCTCGACTGCGCCTCCTCCGAGCTGTTCGACGAAGGCGACCGCAAGGGCTACAAGTTCTGGAAGTCCAACCCCAACAAGCTGTTCACCACCGCCGACATGGTCGCCAAGTACACCGAGTGGGTCAAGAAGTATCCCATCTACTCGATCGAAGACGGCCTCGACCAGAGCGACTGGGAAGGCTACGTCTCCTTCACCAAGGCCTTGGGCAAGAAGATCCAGATCGTCGGCGACGACTTCTTCGTCACCAACCCCGAGCGTCTGGCCAAGGGCATCAAGATGGGCGCCGCCAACGCGATCCTCATCAAGGTCAACCAGATCGGCACCGTCACCGAAACCCTCGACGCCATCAAGATGGCGCAGAAGGCCGGCTACGGCGTGATCTCCTCGCACCGTTCCGGCGAGACCGAAGACGCGTTCATCGCGGACCTGGCCGTGGGCACGGGCGCTGGCCAGATCAAGACCGGTTCGCTCTCGCGCACCGATCGTATCGCCAAGTACAACCAGCTGCTGCGCATCGAAGAGGAGCTTGGCGCCAAGGCCACCATCCACAAGCTCTGA